The sequence below is a genomic window from Cryobacterium arcticum.
GTGGGACGCACGGCGCAAGTTGCCCAAGCCGGCCCCGTCAGAGTCGAAGACGCGGTTAAGCAGGCGACTGCCCAGGTGGCCATTCATGGCGACAACGTCTGCCTTTAGTGGGGCCGCCCTGCAGCGGGCTCGACCACAGCAACGTCACCAGAGCTCTCGCTCCAGGCGCTACCCCAGATACAAGCGCGGACCGACCCTCATGTCCTTTTCGGAGAACTGCACATCGCCGCGGAACACGTTTCCGACGCTGAGTCCGTAGAGCTTCTCGTCGAGAACGATGTCGGCGATGGTGAATGGGAACTGGCAGAACATCTTGTCCGACTCGAATTCGTACTGGCCAGCTCCGAGCGTGCCGATTGCGACGACGTCACCCGACGCGTTGGTGGCAGTGATCTGCGCGCCTTCGGCCACATCTGCATATCCCTCAGCGCTCACGCAGTCGTAAGACGCGTTCACCGGGTCGAGGTCGGTTGCGGCATTCAGCATCGCGAACTGCTCGCTGGTAGCCGCAACGTTGACGAATCCCGATACAGACCTCGCGGCAGGGGACGGTGTTGTGCTCGCAGCTGCCGTCGGTGCCACGGTCAGCTCTGGCTCAGCTGCACAGCCACCCAAGGCAAGCAAGGGTAGGAGGAGCAGAGTTGCTGCTCGACGCATGGTGACTCCAAATTCGGCGGGCAGAAGGGCTGACCCGAGCCTATTGGCTCAGCCCTCGGCGTCGGCGTCGGTCGCACCAGCCTCGCGGTCTCGTGCTTGTCGCTCCCACAGGTCAGCTACCCCAGGCCAGTTGTCCACCTGCTCTTGGTATCGCGCCTGCCAGCGCAGCCGCTCTTCGGTCGCATCGGCGGAGAGTCCCGCGCCGGCCAGCTCTGCGCGCACCTCGACGAGCCTGCGTGCGGCGTGAGTGATCTGAATCCTCAAGATGTCCGACCGGGTCAACTCGCCCGCAACGCCGCGCATCTTGGCGCTCAGGAGCTCCCTGGCCCACTCCACGGAAACAGGCAGGTTCCCCTCGGCTAGCTCTTCGTTGCAGGAGCGGTGCAGCACCCTGAGGTTGCCCCAGACGTAGTCGCCGCCATCCTCGCGCGGCACGATGCGGTCCAGTGTCGGGGCACCCGGATGATTGCCTCGAAACTGCAAGTCGATCGGGCTCTCACAGACCGCGCAGATGCCCGCGCACTCGCCAGCCCACAGGTACTCGGCTGCCAGGCGGCGAAGCGGCGCGGAGGTCGGCAGCTTCTGCGCTGCCCAAACTGCGTCCGACTCGGCGGTCGCTGGGATTGGACGGCCATACCTGGCTGCGAATTTCTCGGCTGGCGTGGGTGCCGCGGGTGCTGTCTCGAAGCTGATCTGAATGTCAGGGGATGCCATGGTCTGAACCTAGTGGAGGCTCACCCTTCAGGTCTGCTGTTGCACCACCATGGTTCTGGCAAGGCTCGAGCGGGTAGCGCACGATGGAACCACTCGCGATGATCGACTGGTAAGCAGCCGCATGATCGTCTGCCCTCCCCGCTCGGTGACGGCTCGGCACCAT
It includes:
- a CDS encoding HNH endonuclease; translation: MASPDIQISFETAPAAPTPAEKFAARYGRPIPATAESDAVWAAQKLPTSAPLRRLAAEYLWAGECAGICAVCESPIDLQFRGNHPGAPTLDRIVPREDGGDYVWGNLRVLHRSCNEELAEGNLPVSVEWARELLSAKMRGVAGELTRSDILRIQITHAARRLVEVRAELAGAGLSADATEERLRWQARYQEQVDNWPGVADLWERQARDREAGATDADAEG